Within Paenibacillus sabinae T27, the genomic segment GATATCGTATTGATCCGGTGAAAGCTCCATATTACGCAGGACGGTCAGCACATTTTCAACCGAGCCCTTCGCCATGCTCTTGCGGCGGATCGTGCGCGAGCCGCCACCGATTTCCTCTTCGTCGACGACGCCGGTAACATTCAGTCTGCCGGTACCGTTAAAGGCGGGGGCCGCCGAGACTTCGATCTCCAGCAGCGTCCCCATCCCCGGTCCATAGACCGCCAGCCCGTTCACCACGCCTACCTGCGGCTTCGAAGGAATCTTGCGTTCCGTGCGAAGCGGCAGCTGGCTGCTGCTTGCCACCCATTCCACATCGGCGGCGCTCAAGCTGTCGCGATTCTCCGTAAGCGCAAGCCCGGCCGCGAGCTGAATCATATTGACCGCTTCACGTCCGTTCGTGGCGTACTGCTGGATGACGGAGACGGCTTCCGGGCTAGGCTTCAGCCCGATTTTCTGAATCGCGTCGCTGGCGATGACCGAGATTTCATCCGGCAGCAGGGGACGGAAATAAATCTCCATGCAGCGCGACCGGATCGCTGGAGGGATCTCCTGCGGCGAGCGTGTTGTGGCCCCAACCAGCCGGAAATCGGCAGGAAGGCCATTTTGAAAAATATCATGGATATACGCCGGCGTATTCCCATCCTCGGAGTTGTAATAGGCGCTCTCCAGCAGTACCTTACGGTCCTCGAGGACTTTAAGCAGCTTATTCATCTGAATGGGATGCAGTTCCCCGATTTCATCCAGGAACAGAATACCGCCATGAGCCTTCGTTACCGCCCCCGGTTTGGGCTGAGGCACACCCGCTACGCCCATCGCTCCGGCTCCCTGGTAGATCGGATCATGCACCGAGCCGATCAGCGGATCGGCGATGCCCCGCTCGTCAAAACGCGCCGTCGTCGCATCGATTTCCGTAAATTTGGAATCCGTTTTAAAGGGAGAGAGCGGATTCTTCTTCGCTTCCTCCAATACCACCCGGGCTGCCGCCGTCTTGCCCACCCCTGGCGGGCCGTAAATGATGACGTGCTGGGGGTTGGCGCTGCACAGCGCCGCCTTCAGCGCCCGAAGGCCGTCCTTCTGTCCGACGATGTCCTTGATCGAAGCCGGGCGCGTCTTCTCGGACAACGGCTTGGTCAACGAGGTGGCCCGCATCTTCCGCAGCTTCTCCAGCTCCTTACGCGATTCCCGCTCGACCGCCGTCTTGTTCGTCTTTTGTCCCCGCAGCAAATTCCAAAAGTAAACGCCGATGACCAGCGCGAAAAATAGCTGCACGACCATCAGCAATAGACTCAGTTCCATAAGTCATCCTCCCTTTCATTCACTCTGCTACTAGGTAGTATAGCCTTTTCCGTAAGGGCTAAACGCCATTAGAAGGATTTAAGGTAAGACAACGTGAAGGAACCGGGTCCATGCAGCGGATAAAAAAGCAGCCCCTCCCGTACCGGAAGAAGCCGCAGCCGTATGATGTAAAATTATTTCCCCGTCCCCGTGACGGACTCGTGGTGAGCCTTGCGGCCGGGAATTTCCCCGGTAGCTTCATAATGGACGACAATCGCGTCGATTTCTTTCTTCAGCTCGGAGAGCAAATCCTCCTCCGGAACTTTACGGATCATCTCTCCGTACCGGAACAGCAGACCTTCGCCCCGCGCTCCGGCAATACCGATGTCGGCCTCCCTCGCTTCACCGGGACCGTTCACCGCACAGCCCAGCACCGATACCTTGATCGGCACTTTGAGCTTGGAAATATACTCCTCGACTTCATTGGCAATGGAGAACAGATCAATATCCAGCCGACCGCAGGTTGGACAGGAAATGAGCGTCGCCGCATTCGCAATCAGACCGAAAGTCTTAAGCAGCTCACGCGCCACTTTGACCTCCTCCACCGGGTCGGCGCTGAGCGAAATCCGCACGGTGCTGCCGATGCCCATGGAGAGCAGGGCGCCAATCCCCGCCGAGCTCTTCACCGTACCGGCGAACAGCGTGCCCGATTCTGTGATGCCCAAATGCAGCGGGTAAGGAATGACTTCAGCCGCCTTGCGGTAGGCTTCAATGGCCATCGGTACGTCCGACGCTTTCAAGGACACGATAATGTCGTGAAAGTCCAGCTCTTCCAAAATGCCGATATGGTACAAAGCGCTTTCCACCATCGCGTCCGGAGTCGGATAGCCGTATTTCTCCAGAAGGTGATTCTCCAGCGAACCGGCATTGACGCCGATGCGAATCGGAATCCCCTTATCCTTACAGGCTTGGACAACCGCCTCTACTTTCTCGCGCCGACCGATATTGCCAGGGTTGATCCGCACCTTGTCGATTCCGTTTTCAATCGCTTGCAGAGCCAGCTTGTAATTGAAATGAATATCCGCCACAAGCGGAATATGAATCCGCTGCTTGATTTCCTTGATGGCCGCAGCCGCTTCCTCGTTATTGACCGTGACGCGCACCACCTGACAGCCCGCTTCCTCCAGCCGAAGAATCTCGGCTACCGTGGCTTCCACATCAGCCGTCTTGGTCGTGCACATGCTCTGGATGACAACCTCATTGTTTCCGCCAATTGTGATCCCGCCTACATTAACGGGACGCGTCTGATGTCTGAGAAACATGGTTTCTTCCCCCATAACGCCAAAGCTCCACCCCCTCGGCTCCCGCTAAAACAGACGGGGGCGGAAGAAGGTGGAGACGTCAGGCTAATATTGTGAGTCCGCAATACCAGAAACGTTAGGCTCTCCTTAAGTGGAGGGTCCTATCGCCTCTTCATATTTACGCACTTTCTTCTTGTTTCTTGTCTTTCTTGAGATTCAGCTCAGGCAGCGCCTTCTCCTGAACAACCTTCTCGGTAATGACACAATCCTTGATGTCGTCGCGGGAAGGCACTTCGTACATGACATCCAGCATAATGCTCTCGATAATGGCGCGAAGTCCGCGAGCCCCGGTGTTCCGCTTGATCGCTTCCTTGGCGATGGCCTCAAGCGCCTGCGGCTCGAATTTCAGCGACACATTGTCCATTTCCAGCAGTTTGGCGTACTGCTTCGTGAGTGCGTTCTTCGGTTCGGAAAGGATGCGCACC encodes:
- the lonB gene encoding ATP-dependent protease LonB gives rise to the protein MELSLLLMVVQLFFALVIGVYFWNLLRGQKTNKTAVERESRKELEKLRKMRATSLTKPLSEKTRPASIKDIVGQKDGLRALKAALCSANPQHVIIYGPPGVGKTAAARVVLEEAKKNPLSPFKTDSKFTEIDATTARFDERGIADPLIGSVHDPIYQGAGAMGVAGVPQPKPGAVTKAHGGILFLDEIGELHPIQMNKLLKVLEDRKVLLESAYYNSEDGNTPAYIHDIFQNGLPADFRLVGATTRSPQEIPPAIRSRCMEIYFRPLLPDEISVIASDAIQKIGLKPSPEAVSVIQQYATNGREAVNMIQLAAGLALTENRDSLSAADVEWVASSSQLPLRTERKIPSKPQVGVVNGLAVYGPGMGTLLEIEVSAAPAFNGTGRLNVTGVVDEEEIGGGSRTIRRKSMAKGSVENVLTVLRNMELSPDQYDIHVNFPGGTPIDGPSAGVAMAVAIVSAIRGLPVDNTVAMTGEIGLHGRVKPVGGVIAKVEAALQAGATTVLVPKDNWQSLFADLSPLRVIPIETVEEAFRLVFGAHLEEIRLPAVAGETFAASPSLLKADASGESANL
- the ispG gene encoding flavodoxin-dependent (E)-4-hydroxy-3-methylbut-2-enyl-diphosphate synthase; protein product: MFLRHQTRPVNVGGITIGGNNEVVIQSMCTTKTADVEATVAEILRLEEAGCQVVRVTVNNEEAAAAIKEIKQRIHIPLVADIHFNYKLALQAIENGIDKVRINPGNIGRREKVEAVVQACKDKGIPIRIGVNAGSLENHLLEKYGYPTPDAMVESALYHIGILEELDFHDIIVSLKASDVPMAIEAYRKAAEVIPYPLHLGITESGTLFAGTVKSSAGIGALLSMGIGSTVRISLSADPVEEVKVARELLKTFGLIANAATLISCPTCGRLDIDLFSIANEVEEYISKLKVPIKVSVLGCAVNGPGEAREADIGIAGARGEGLLFRYGEMIRKVPEEDLLSELKKEIDAIVVHYEATGEIPGRKAHHESVTGTGK